Sequence from the Polynucleobacter sp. Adler-ghost genome:
TTTAATTCAGTATTTTTTAATTTCACAGCAGGATTTAGGTATTGAAAATAGTGAGGATATTAAACCCCACCATTTTCGCCTGAAACTAGGTTTTTATAATTTTATATCCACATTTTTAGTTTCCGGTAAAAATATCAAGCCAAAAATTACAGTCACTGCCGCAATAATTACCGGGTACCAGAGTCCATAGTAAATATCGCCCTCTAAGGCCACTAGAGCAAAGGCTGTTGTAGGCATTAGGCCCCCAAACCAACCAGTGCCAATATGATAGGGCAGCGAGAGGGAAGAATAGCGAATTTTGGTTGGAAAGAGCTCAACCAAGGCTGCCGCTGTTGGTCCATAAGCCATCGTTACATAGATTACAAGCAAAAATACCAGCAAGAAAACCATTGGTTTATTGATCTCATCTACATTTGCTTTTTGAGGATAACCAGCCTCTGAAATGGTAGCGCTCAGCTCTTTTGCAAAATTATTCATTTTTAGTGCAGCCTCTTCTTTTGAGAGTCCCACTGAGTCAAATGAATTAACAATCTTATCGCCAACTTTAACGCTCGCAATTGTTCCGGGCACCGCATTCTCAACATGATAGTTAACTGATGCAGCTACTAACTTTGCCTTAGCAATATCACAAGAAGAGGTAAATTTCTTAGTTCCAGTGGGGTTAAATTGAAATTGACAATCCCCAGGATCTGCTACCACAACTACAGGGGAATTTTTTAATGCCATCTCTAGAGCAGGATTCGCATAATGTGTCAGACCTTTAAATATTGGGAAATAGGTCAGCACAGCCAATGCCATTCCAGTCAGAATAATTTTTTTTCTTCCAATACGATCTGATAGCGTGCCAAATATCAAAAAGAATGGGGTGGCGAGTAAAAGCGCCCCAGCCACAATTAAATTCGCAGTAACGCTATCAACCTTAAGTGTTTGCGTCAAGAAAAGTAGTACATAAAATTGACCCGTATACCAAACACACCCTAATCCGGCGGTGATACCAAACAATGCTATCAATACAATTTTCAAATTTTTCCAACGCAGGAATGACTCTGTTAATGGGGCTTTTGACTCAGCCCCCTCCTCTTTCATTTTGGCAAACACAGGCGACTCGCTCATAGACATGCGAATCCATACAGAGATTCCTAGCAAAATGATGGATACCAAGAACGGGATGCGCCAACCCCAATCTCCAAAGGCCGCCTCACCCAAGAATAGTCTCGTTGATAGGATTACTAACAGTGATAGAAATAGCCCCAAGGTTGCGGTAGTCTGTATCCAAGCAGTAAATTGCCCCCGTTGATTATTCGGCGCATGCTCCGCTACATAAACTACAGCACCGCCATACTCTCCGCCAAGCGCAAGACCTTGCAACAACCTAAGCGAAATCAGAATAATCGGCGCTGCAATACCTATACTTTCATATGCAGGCAGCAAACCAACACCAAAGGTCGATAAGCCCATAATGAGGATGGTCATTAAAAAGGTATATTTGCGACCGATCATGTCCCCAAGTCGACCAAATACGAGGGCGCCAAATGGGCGAACGATAAAGCCTGCCGCAAAGGCTAATAAAGCAAA
This genomic interval carries:
- a CDS encoding MFS transporter, with the translated sequence MSTQSTNNSVNSKRVITEAERKILIASSLGTVFEWYDFFLYGSLAAVIAKQFFAKADPTTGLIFALLAFAAGFIVRPFGALVFGRLGDMIGRKYTFLMTILIMGLSTFGVGLLPAYESIGIAAPIILISLRLLQGLALGGEYGGAVVYVAEHAPNNQRGQFTAWIQTTATLGLFLSLLVILSTRLFLGEAAFGDWGWRIPFLVSIILLGISVWIRMSMSESPVFAKMKEEGAESKAPLTESFLRWKNLKIVLIALFGITAGLGCVWYTGQFYVLLFLTQTLKVDSVTANLIVAGALLLATPFFLIFGTLSDRIGRKKIILTGMALAVLTYFPIFKGLTHYANPALEMALKNSPVVVVADPGDCQFQFNPTGTKKFTSSCDIAKAKLVAASVNYHVENAVPGTIASVKVGDKIVNSFDSVGLSKEEAALKMNNFAKELSATISEAGYPQKANVDEINKPMVFLLVFLLVIYVTMAYGPTAAALVELFPTKIRYSSLSLPYHIGTGWFGGLMPTTAFALVALEGDIYYGLWYPVIIAAVTVIFGLIFLPETKNVDIKL